A section of the Nitrospirota bacterium genome encodes:
- a CDS encoding N-acetyltransferase — protein MIIRDETSSDIEAIAKVTIAAFRNLAISNHTEQFIINALRDANALTISLVAEIDGQVVGHIAFSPVTISDGAIGWYGLGPVSVSPEYQNKGIGKSLIREGLSLLKKLGGQGCVLVGHPNYYKRLGFRNFPELVYEGVPQEVFFALPFTEKVPKGIVVFHKGFQATG, from the coding sequence ATGATCATAAGGGATGAAACAAGTTCAGATATTGAAGCAATAGCGAAAGTGACCATTGCCGCCTTCAGGAATCTTGCAATCAGCAATCATACAGAACAGTTCATAATTAATGCCTTACGTGATGCCAATGCACTGACAATTTCACTGGTCGCGGAGATTGATGGACAGGTGGTTGGCCATATTGCTTTTTCACCCGTAACAATATCTGACGGGGCAATAGGCTGGTATGGCCTCGGCCCGGTTTCTGTATCGCCGGAGTATCAAAATAAAGGAATCGGCAAATCACTTATCCGTGAAGGCTTGTCTTTACTTAAAAAGTTGGGCGGCCAGGGTTGCGTTCTTGTGGGTCATCCGAACTATTATAAGCGGTTAGGTTTCCGGAACTTCCCGGAATTGGTATACGAGGGAGTCCCTCAAGAAGTTTTCTTTGCATTGCCCTTTACCGAAAAGGTTCCAAAAGGCATCGTTGTTTTTCATAAAGGGTTCCAGGCAACGGGCTGA
- a CDS encoding PLP-dependent transferase, whose product MPNDSSNAKNWKPATLAIHGKGRLPKAHHAVSTPIMHTSNYYFDTADEVEDFMREKGQGRVIREHEYARYGNPTQQEFERKLAAIEGAERAVLYASGMAAVLLTIMTFMKPKGHIIFTGDCYRQTRDFAINFLGKFGIEYSIVEPTAEDIEKAIKPETNIIFTESPTNPYLRVLDIPAIVKVAKARSILTIIDATLATPYNIKPIELGVDVVIHSATKYLGGHNDLMAGVALGSTALMTDLYKMQRMMGATPGPLTCFLLERGLKTFGMRMEHHNKAGLAVARMLEAHPKIEKVWYPALASHPDHTIGMEQMQGFGSVISFLVKGGNAETRKFIDALELFLITPSLGGSESLVTQMWAMSFFDYSEKYRQDIGMVDNLVRLALGLEDVDDLIADLQQALDKI is encoded by the coding sequence GCCACTCTTGCCATCCACGGCAAAGGAAGACTTCCGAAGGCCCATCATGCAGTTTCCACGCCGATTATGCATACGTCCAATTATTATTTTGACACTGCGGACGAGGTTGAAGACTTCATGCGTGAAAAGGGCCAGGGCAGGGTGATCCGTGAGCATGAATACGCCCGGTACGGTAACCCCACCCAGCAGGAGTTCGAACGCAAGCTTGCCGCAATAGAAGGGGCCGAGCGCGCGGTGCTCTATGCATCAGGCATGGCTGCCGTGCTGCTGACCATCATGACCTTTATGAAACCGAAGGGACATATCATATTTACCGGAGACTGTTATCGCCAGACGCGTGATTTTGCGATTAACTTCCTCGGGAAGTTCGGCATTGAGTATTCCATTGTTGAGCCGACTGCCGAGGATATCGAAAAGGCGATCAAACCCGAAACCAACATTATTTTTACCGAGTCACCGACCAATCCCTATCTGCGGGTGCTTGACATACCGGCTATCGTAAAGGTTGCAAAAGCCCGCAGCATACTGACGATCATTGATGCTACACTTGCCACACCCTATAACATTAAACCGATAGAGCTTGGTGTTGACGTGGTCATCCACTCGGCAACCAAGTACCTTGGCGGTCATAACGATCTCATGGCAGGGGTGGCGCTTGGTTCTACTGCCCTGATGACCGACCTCTATAAAATGCAGCGCATGATGGGAGCAACGCCGGGGCCCTTGACCTGCTTTCTCCTTGAGCGGGGGCTCAAGACCTTCGGCATGCGCATGGAGCACCACAACAAGGCCGGGCTTGCTGTTGCCCGGATGCTGGAGGCGCATCCAAAGATCGAAAAGGTGTGGTACCCTGCGCTTGCATCGCATCCGGACCATACGATCGGCATGGAGCAGATGCAGGGCTTCGGCAGCGTCATCAGTTTTCTTGTTAAAGGCGGCAACGCTGAAACACGCAAGTTCATCGATGCCCTGGAGCTTTTCCTGATAACGCCGAGCTTGGGCGGCAGCGAGAGCCTTGTTACGCAGATGTGGGCCATGTCTTTCTTCGACTATTCAGAAAAATACCGTCAGGATATCGGCATGGTGGACAACCTGGTCCGCCTGGCGCTCGGCCTTGAGGATGTGGACGATCTTATCGCTGATCTGCAGCAGGCCCTCGACAAAATATAA
- a CDS encoding cysteine hydrolase: protein MGSIRQAMIQGMISVMTLIALHAAASGQPVTDEWNTVKVPPAPEIQPVSLDPKTTALLLLDFNKQTCNEQRRPRCITSVPKVKQLLDRARTRGVSVIYSLSAGATPADIAPDLVPQPGEQAVTSGPDKFLGTDLEKLLKEKKIQTVIVAGTAAHGAVLYTASSAALRGMKVIVPVDGLSAETLYPEQYTVWHLSNAPRVSGQVTITRSDLIKF from the coding sequence ATGGGCTCAATCCGCCAAGCCATGATTCAAGGCATGATTTCTGTTATGACATTGATCGCTCTGCATGCTGCAGCCTCCGGCCAGCCCGTTACCGATGAATGGAATACCGTGAAGGTTCCGCCGGCGCCCGAAATACAACCGGTCAGCCTTGACCCAAAAACAACCGCCCTGCTTCTCCTTGATTTCAACAAACAGACCTGCAATGAGCAGCGGCGTCCCCGCTGCATCACCTCGGTACCAAAGGTAAAGCAGCTCCTCGACAGGGCACGTACCAGAGGAGTCAGCGTTATCTACAGTCTGTCTGCCGGTGCCACACCAGCCGATATCGCACCTGACCTTGTTCCGCAGCCGGGAGAGCAGGCAGTGACATCAGGACCTGACAAATTTCTGGGAACTGATCTTGAGAAGCTGCTGAAGGAAAAGAAGATACAGACGGTGATCGTTGCCGGCACAGCAGCCCATGGAGCGGTCCTCTACACGGCAAGCAGCGCGGCGCTGCGGGGCATGAAGGTGATCGTTCCTGTAGACGGCCTGTCGGCCGAAACCCTTTACCCGGAGCAGTACACGGTCTGGCATCTTTCCAATGCACCCCGGGTCTCCGGCCAGGTGACCATCACCAGATCTGACTTAATCAAATTTTAA
- a CDS encoding aminopeptidase P family protein, whose translation MTPELEIELRLVSLRKRIAEAGLDGALFHYAVDVFYFSGTRQNSVLWIPVEGDPVLLVRKSYSRAVRESAVRDVRPFPSSRDLPDVFGSSVKTIGLTYDVLPMQHFNFYRNLLDNCEFRAISPINRDLRSIKSAWELDQMRISGQLLAEAFSTIPEFLKPGIREIDLAAEFEYRLRKQGIGGYLRIRGFNQEITGIAVSGENAAVSGCFDGPITGRGHWTAAPYGPSTDPIRADLPIVVDYGGFYNGYIVDMTRIFCFGRLDRTLENAFSISLEIQAWIKERLLPGQIGEELFSGAANMAADAGLAEHFMGHPGELAKFVGHGVGLELDELPVLAPKFRAPLLSGQTIAVEPKFLFPGKGAVGIENTFAIREGSCENLTGLSDKIVYL comes from the coding sequence ATGACACCAGAACTTGAAATTGAGCTGAGGCTTGTCAGTCTTAGAAAAAGGATTGCAGAGGCCGGACTTGACGGCGCGCTCTTTCATTATGCAGTCGATGTCTTCTATTTTTCCGGAACACGGCAGAACAGCGTCCTCTGGATTCCGGTCGAAGGTGATCCTGTCCTGCTCGTCAGAAAAAGTTACAGCAGGGCAGTCCGGGAAAGTGCTGTCAGGGATGTCCGGCCCTTCCCCTCCAGCCGCGATCTGCCTGATGTCTTCGGCAGCAGCGTAAAGACCATAGGGCTCACCTATGACGTCCTGCCTATGCAGCACTTCAATTTTTACCGAAATCTGCTCGACAATTGCGAATTTCGCGCCATCTCGCCGATCAACCGCGACCTGCGCTCAATAAAATCCGCATGGGAACTGGATCAGATGCGGATAAGCGGTCAGCTGCTTGCCGAGGCATTCAGCACCATTCCCGAATTCCTTAAGCCCGGCATCAGGGAGATTGACCTTGCTGCGGAGTTTGAATACCGCCTCCGGAAACAGGGCATCGGAGGCTATCTTCGTATACGTGGCTTTAATCAGGAGATTACGGGCATTGCGGTCAGCGGTGAGAATGCTGCGGTAAGCGGCTGCTTTGACGGCCCGATCACCGGCAGGGGCCACTGGACGGCAGCGCCGTATGGTCCCTCGACTGACCCGATCAGGGCAGACCTTCCGATTGTGGTGGATTACGGGGGCTTTTATAACGGGTATATCGTTGATATGACCCGCATCTTCTGCTTTGGCAGGCTCGATCGGACGCTTGAAAACGCCTTTTCCATCTCGCTCGAAATTCAGGCATGGATCAAAGAGCGGCTTCTGCCTGGCCAGATAGGTGAAGAGCTATTCTCCGGTGCTGCAAACATGGCGGCTGATGCAGGACTGGCAGAGCATTTCATGGGCCATCCCGGTGAACTGGCAAAGTTTGTCGGACATGGCGTTGGTCTCGAACTGGACGAACTGCCTGTTCTTGCGCCCAAGTTCAGGGCGCCGCTTCTATCAGGTCAGACCATCGCCGTTGAACCGAAATTTCTCTTTCCGGGAAAAGGGGCTGTCGGCATAGAAAATACCTTTGCAATAAGGGAAGGGAGCTGCGAAAACCTGACAGGACTGTCAGACAAGATTGTGTATCTCTGA
- a CDS encoding serine hydrolase has translation MKIFRFLVVPALLIGIGWQANNLITPRFSTTKERLVRLHGFKFISPLTDVELPEGYDVRRQPIPFKGKIANYAEQQIASGQVRELSVYFRDLSEGPWFGINENVKYNPASMMKLPIMLAWLKRAEKDPAVLESRLTFDEKMYAGPPQGIKPAKTLEAGVRYTVEDLLRYMMYYSDNRALWLLHRSVTPEEYDFILDNMDVANEKDSEGQDVITVHTYSGFLRILYNASFLSREMSEKALQLMSFQDFPKGIAAGLPEGTRLASKFGEFSDSKNPGVLQLHEFGIVYHPKGPYILGILTRGYNMEKQAAIIKTVSKMVYESVDTQINNKGAL, from the coding sequence ATGAAAATATTTCGTTTCCTGGTGGTACCGGCTTTATTGATCGGTATTGGCTGGCAGGCAAACAATTTGATTACTCCACGCTTCAGCACTACAAAAGAAAGACTTGTAAGACTGCATGGTTTTAAATTCATTAGCCCGTTGACTGATGTTGAACTTCCTGAAGGATATGATGTCAGGCGTCAACCGATCCCGTTCAAAGGCAAGATTGCAAATTATGCTGAACAGCAGATCGCTTCAGGGCAAGTCCGGGAGCTGTCTGTTTATTTTCGTGATTTATCAGAAGGTCCATGGTTTGGTATCAATGAAAATGTCAAATATAACCCGGCCAGCATGATGAAATTACCCATTATGCTGGCTTGGCTCAAACGGGCAGAGAAAGACCCTGCTGTTCTTGAGAGCAGACTAACTTTTGATGAAAAGATGTATGCCGGCCCGCCTCAGGGAATTAAACCGGCAAAGACACTCGAAGCTGGCGTCAGGTATACGGTTGAAGACCTTCTCCGTTACATGATGTATTACTCCGACAACAGAGCATTATGGTTGCTGCATCGCAGTGTGACGCCTGAGGAATATGACTTTATTCTTGACAACATGGACGTGGCAAACGAGAAAGACTCTGAGGGGCAAGATGTAATTACCGTCCATACGTATTCCGGTTTTTTGCGTATCCTCTATAACGCATCTTTTCTGAGCAGGGAAATGTCAGAAAAAGCATTGCAACTGATGAGTTTTCAGGACTTCCCCAAAGGAATTGCGGCAGGACTTCCTGAAGGGACCAGACTGGCATCAAAATTTGGTGAATTTTCTGACTCAAAAAATCCAGGGGTTCTCCAACTCCACGAATTCGGAATCGTGTATCACCCGAAAGGGCCATATATACTCGGCATCCTGACTCGCGGTTATAATATGGAAAAGCAGGCTGCTATTATCAAGACTGTTTCAAAAATGGTCTATGAATCCGTTGACACACAGATTAACAATAAAGGGGCTCTATAG
- a CDS encoding ATP-binding cassette domain-containing protein, whose amino-acid sequence MAIVSIQDVRVAFGGPELIDGVTLQIERGERVCLVGRNGAGKSTLLKIIGNEMTPDSGEVIRQQGVRITSLDQEVPQHLSGTVFDVVSEGLGSMVGLLSQYHAVSSRLSHGHDTTDLIAELERIQHQIESSGGWQMQQRVDTVLSRLGLDPDASVADLSGGYKRKVLLAQALVNEPDLLLLDEPTNHLDIESISWLEEFLLGFKGAILFITHDRRFLQTLATRIIELDRGRLTDWPGDYQTYLERRRAELDAEATHSALFDKKLSQEEAWIRQGIKARRTRNEGRVRALKELRKQRQARRELTGSASMKLNEAERSGRQVIEAKKITHAYEGRALIRDFSTTILRGDKIGIIGPNGAGKTTLLKILLGSLEPLNGSVRTGTNLQIAYFDQHRLQLDNTKSVIENVGDGFEHVTVNGMSRHIIGYLEDFLFPPERARSPVKVLSGGERNRALLAKLFTKPSNLLVMDEPTNDLDMDTLDLLEEMLVEYEGTVLIVSHDREFLNNVVTSTIVFEGDGIVAEYVGGYDDWLRQRKTVLPEQADKSARQDKAAGAGKPRPRMERQRTLTFREKKDLEELPGRIESLEKERDMIYASLADPDFYRQDGATIAAAKARIEELEKDITAAYEQWAVLEAIQQEAS is encoded by the coding sequence GTGGCAATCGTAAGTATACAGGATGTACGGGTCGCCTTTGGCGGCCCTGAACTCATCGATGGCGTTACCCTTCAGATCGAACGCGGAGAACGGGTATGTCTGGTCGGCAGAAACGGTGCGGGGAAATCGACGCTGCTGAAGATCATCGGCAATGAGATGACCCCTGACAGCGGAGAGGTCATCAGGCAACAGGGCGTTCGGATAACATCGCTCGACCAGGAAGTCCCGCAGCATCTCTCAGGGACCGTCTTCGACGTTGTCTCTGAGGGCCTCGGCAGTATGGTCGGACTGCTTTCTCAATACCACGCGGTCAGCAGCCGCCTCAGTCACGGTCACGATACCACAGACCTGATCGCTGAGCTCGAACGCATACAGCATCAGATAGAGTCATCAGGCGGGTGGCAGATGCAGCAGAGGGTAGATACGGTCCTATCGCGCCTCGGACTGGACCCTGATGCCTCGGTGGCAGATCTTTCCGGCGGGTATAAGAGAAAGGTCCTTCTTGCACAGGCGCTGGTGAATGAGCCCGATCTTCTGCTGCTGGACGAGCCGACCAACCACCTCGATATCGAATCGATCAGCTGGCTCGAAGAGTTTCTTCTTGGGTTTAAGGGGGCCATTCTCTTTATAACGCATGACCGCAGATTTCTGCAGACCTTGGCCACACGCATCATCGAGCTGGACCGCGGCCGGCTGACTGATTGGCCGGGCGATTATCAAACCTATCTCGAAAGAAGACGGGCAGAACTCGATGCCGAAGCGACCCACAGTGCACTCTTCGACAAAAAACTCAGCCAGGAAGAAGCCTGGATACGTCAGGGGATCAAGGCGCGCCGCACACGCAACGAAGGACGTGTCAGGGCATTAAAGGAACTCAGGAAACAGCGCCAAGCCAGGCGGGAACTGACCGGCAGCGCCAGCATGAAACTGAACGAGGCTGAACGGTCAGGCAGGCAGGTCATCGAGGCAAAAAAGATAACCCATGCCTATGAGGGCCGGGCACTGATCCGCGATTTTTCAACAACAATTCTGCGAGGGGATAAGATCGGCATCATCGGTCCAAACGGTGCAGGCAAAACCACACTGCTCAAGATCCTGCTCGGCTCTTTAGAACCCCTTAACGGCTCTGTGCGCACAGGGACCAATCTTCAGATCGCCTATTTCGATCAGCATCGTCTCCAGCTCGATAACACTAAATCCGTCATCGAAAATGTCGGCGATGGGTTCGAACATGTGACGGTCAACGGAATGTCGCGCCACATCATAGGGTATCTGGAAGATTTCCTCTTTCCCCCGGAGCGTGCGCGCTCGCCGGTAAAAGTACTCTCAGGAGGGGAGAGGAACCGCGCCCTTTTGGCCAAACTCTTTACCAAACCATCGAATCTGCTCGTTATGGACGAGCCGACCAATGATCTTGACATGGATACGCTGGACCTTCTTGAGGAAATGCTGGTGGAATACGAGGGAACGGTCCTCATCGTAAGCCATGACCGGGAATTTCTGAATAATGTGGTGACCAGCACTATCGTCTTTGAAGGCGATGGGATTGTCGCAGAATACGTCGGAGGATATGATGACTGGCTGCGCCAACGCAAAACGGTTTTGCCGGAGCAGGCAGATAAATCCGCGAGGCAGGATAAGGCAGCCGGAGCAGGAAAACCCCGGCCCCGTATGGAGCGGCAGCGCACCCTGACCTTCAGGGAGAAGAAGGACCTTGAGGAATTGCCCGGCAGGATAGAATCTCTGGAAAAGGAGCGCGACATGATCTATGCGTCGCTTGCTGATCCTGACTTCTACCGGCAGGACGGCGCCACAATAGCTGCGGCCAAAGCGCGTATAGAGGAGCTTGAGAAAGATATCACGGCAGCGTATGAACAATGGGCTGTTTTGGAAGCGATTCAACAGGAAGCATCATAA
- a CDS encoding PAS domain S-box protein, which translates to MERYKPREELEKNLAEMRQRSHELEQCHAEFLNVQRRYEQLLQSAPDAMVFVSRDAKIVLLNAQLAALFGYAEDELIGRDLDFLIPERYRGSHRENVVRYFEEPRVRPMGTNLTIYGLRKDGAEFPADISLSPLETEGGIVAVGAIRDITERKKVEDEKQRLREELAEVEKLSALGRIAANVADEIRNPLTAVGGFARRLQKIADSEKERKYAEYIIEEVSRLEGILRDVLAFSRTRSPLLEDHDIRRIAEEALKTWEERCRRQSITIQKIYEDVPVIRVDKEQVREAIERIIANALDAMPRGGTLSLMTGREMVRGAPYISIKIRDTGEGIPAEKIGKVFEPFFLTRRSQTGTGLGLPIAKSIVEEEGGLIRIESSEETGTSVALLFPDLKAA; encoded by the coding sequence ATGGAACGCTATAAGCCCCGAGAGGAACTGGAAAAGAATCTGGCCGAGATGCGGCAGAGGTCCCATGAGTTGGAACAGTGTCACGCCGAGTTTCTGAATGTTCAGAGACGGTATGAACAGCTACTCCAGTCTGCTCCTGATGCCATGGTCTTTGTGAGCAGGGATGCAAAGATCGTTCTCCTGAACGCCCAGCTCGCTGCACTCTTCGGATATGCAGAGGATGAGCTGATCGGCCGGGACCTCGACTTTCTCATCCCTGAGCGGTATCGGGGCAGTCATCGTGAAAATGTGGTCCGCTATTTTGAAGAGCCGCGGGTCAGGCCTATGGGCACGAATCTGACGATATACGGACTAAGAAAGGACGGAGCAGAATTTCCTGCAGATATCAGCCTGAGCCCGCTGGAGACTGAAGGAGGGATTGTTGCAGTAGGCGCAATCAGGGACATTACCGAACGGAAAAAGGTGGAAGACGAAAAACAACGTCTCAGGGAAGAGCTTGCGGAAGTTGAAAAACTCTCTGCACTTGGCAGGATCGCCGCAAACGTTGCCGACGAAATCAGAAACCCGCTTACCGCTGTAGGCGGCTTTGCGCGGAGGCTCCAGAAAATAGCGGACAGCGAAAAAGAGAGGAAGTATGCGGAGTATATCATCGAAGAGGTAAGCAGACTGGAAGGCATTCTTCGTGACGTCCTGGCCTTTTCGCGCACCAGGAGTCCCCTTCTGGAAGACCATGACATTCGCCGCATTGCCGAAGAAGCATTGAAGACATGGGAAGAGCGATGTCGCAGACAGTCCATTACCATACAAAAAATATACGAAGACGTCCCGGTGATCCGCGTGGACAAAGAACAGGTCCGGGAGGCGATCGAGCGGATCATTGCAAACGCCCTTGATGCGATGCCGCGGGGCGGCACATTGTCTCTTATGACTGGTCGCGAGATGGTAAGGGGAGCCCCCTATATCAGCATCAAAATCCGGGACACTGGAGAGGGCATACCAGCGGAAAAGATAGGAAAGGTCTTCGAACCTTTTTTCCTGACCAGAAGGTCTCAGACAGGGACAGGGCTCGGACTGCCGATAGCCAAGAGCATCGTGGAGGAAGAAGGAGGTCTCATCCGGATCGAGAGCTCGGAAGAGACGGGCACATCGGTTGCACTGCTTTTTCCGGACCTGAAGGCAGCCTAA
- a CDS encoding cation transporter yields the protein MSHSNGSIKAIMYALGANGGIALAKGAAAWHTGSGAMLAEAVHSFADCANQILLLVGLKRAKRPCNEDHPLGYGKAIYFWSFIVAVMLFSMGGIFSIYEGIHKMLHPEMPESPWIAVAVLVVSIGLEMGSLKGALVEVRKVQGNRSFLNWFRSSRQSELIVVTGEDIAALFGLFFALMAVLATIVTANPLFDAIGTVAIGAVLILVAVAVGIEVKSLLIGESADPETVAALREFLSKRPEVGEVYSLITLQLGVELMVSAKVKMKEMGTALQMIEDINRVESALRGAFPQIRWIFFEPDIKD from the coding sequence ATGTCACATTCCAACGGTTCAATAAAGGCGATTATGTATGCCCTGGGCGCAAACGGGGGCATTGCTTTGGCAAAGGGTGCTGCTGCGTGGCATACGGGCTCCGGGGCGATGCTGGCAGAGGCTGTGCATTCCTTTGCGGACTGTGCCAACCAGATACTGCTTCTTGTCGGTCTTAAACGGGCCAAGCGGCCCTGTAATGAAGACCACCCCCTCGGCTACGGCAAAGCGATCTACTTCTGGTCTTTTATCGTTGCCGTTATGCTCTTCAGCATGGGAGGCATCTTCTCCATCTATGAGGGTATTCACAAGATGCTCCATCCGGAAATGCCCGAATCTCCCTGGATTGCAGTGGCGGTCCTTGTCGTCTCGATCGGCCTTGAGATGGGGTCGCTGAAGGGCGCGCTTGTGGAGGTGCGAAAGGTTCAGGGCAACCGGTCATTCCTGAACTGGTTCAGAAGCAGCCGTCAAAGTGAGTTGATCGTTGTCACAGGAGAGGATATTGCCGCTCTTTTCGGCCTCTTCTTTGCGCTGATGGCAGTCCTTGCTACAATCGTTACCGCCAACCCGCTCTTTGATGCCATCGGCACGGTTGCGATCGGCGCAGTCCTTATCCTTGTGGCCGTAGCTGTCGGCATTGAGGTAAAGAGCCTGTTGATCGGTGAGAGCGCCGATCCTGAGACCGTTGCCGCCCTGCGGGAGTTTTTGTCGAAGAGGCCTGAGGTCGGAGAAGTATACAGCCTTATCACGCTGCAACTCGGCGTGGAACTGATGGTTTCGGCAAAAGTAAAGATGAAGGAGATGGGCACGGCCTTACAGATGATCGAGGATATTAACAGGGTGGAGTCGGCCCTGAGGGGCGCGTTCCCCCAGATACGGTGGATCTTCTTCGAACCTGATATAAAGGATTAG
- a CDS encoding phosphoglycerate kinase, which yields MINTQKERRLPLIQEADLNGKIVLVRFDHNVVKNGEIRDPFRIDRTIGTLFHIVERGGRPIMMTHVGRPRDKKSGAIVCRPEESVEPIVQYLEQKLHTKIHIPRISADPEKGITGIDTSINLAIRELKERRLGGIYLPNTRWFQGEEAKGGAAETFALQLAGLADIYVNDAFGSWQPHASTYTITNHLPSYAGFLMQQEILNLDRVLSPERPFLAVVAGSKYDTKIGPLSAIYEKVDHLILGGVIYNTYLCAKYGVKIKGVLDEDIALAKELVEKDKVRKKIVELPHLVESDILESRTEGRYRTISIKDFSAGDSFGYILDIDPASFEDPAAASVIASARTIFVNAVMGFTPHFSAGSQALDQTIDRNSSALKMYGGGDTLQEFKDLCPGLYLSVMDNANYYFFTGGGTVLTAIEQGSPYGLKPVQALIDRSQR from the coding sequence ATGATCAATACTCAGAAAGAGCGCAGGCTGCCCCTGATACAGGAGGCGGACCTCAACGGAAAGATCGTTCTGGTCCGCTTCGATCATAACGTAGTTAAAAACGGCGAGATACGCGACCCCTTCAGAATCGACAGGACGATCGGCACCCTGTTTCATATCGTAGAGCGGGGAGGCAGGCCAATTATGATGACCCATGTCGGAAGGCCGCGGGACAAAAAATCAGGGGCCATCGTCTGCAGGCCTGAGGAATCCGTAGAACCGATTGTGCAGTATCTTGAGCAGAAACTGCATACGAAGATCCACATTCCCAGAATTTCTGCTGATCCTGAGAAAGGGATTACCGGCATCGACACATCGATCAATCTTGCGATCAGGGAACTGAAGGAAAGAAGACTCGGCGGTATCTATCTGCCGAATACGCGCTGGTTCCAGGGCGAAGAGGCCAAGGGAGGAGCAGCAGAGACTTTTGCACTTCAGCTTGCCGGTCTTGCCGATATTTATGTAAACGACGCCTTCGGATCGTGGCAGCCGCACGCATCGACCTATACGATCACCAACCATCTCCCCTCCTATGCCGGTTTTCTGATGCAGCAGGAGATCCTGAATCTTGACAGGGTTCTCTCCCCGGAAAGGCCGTTCCTTGCGGTTGTGGCAGGGTCAAAATACGATACAAAGATCGGGCCGCTCTCTGCCATTTATGAAAAGGTTGACCATCTCATCCTCGGAGGCGTCATCTATAACACCTATCTCTGCGCAAAGTATGGGGTAAAAATAAAAGGTGTACTTGATGAGGACATCGCACTCGCAAAGGAACTGGTTGAAAAAGATAAGGTCAGAAAAAAGATCGTGGAACTCCCTCACCTCGTCGAGTCTGACATCCTCGAATCTCGCACAGAGGGCAGATACCGGACCATATCGATAAAGGACTTCAGCGCCGGCGATTCATTCGGATATATTCTCGATATCGATCCCGCATCATTTGAAGACCCTGCTGCCGCTTCGGTTATCGCTTCAGCCAGGACGATCTTCGTCAATGCGGTCATGGGCTTTACTCCCCATTTCTCTGCAGGCTCACAGGCCCTTGATCAGACCATAGACAGAAACAGTTCAGCCCTGAAGATGTATGGCGGCGGCGATACGCTTCAGGAATTCAAGGACCTCTGTCCGGGGCTTTACCTCTCTGTTATGGATAATGCAAACTACTATTTCTTTACCGGCGGAGGGACTGTGCTTACCGCTATAGAGCAGGGCAGTCCTTACGGGCTCAAACCGGTTCAGGCACTCATAGACAGGAGTCAGAGATAA
- a CDS encoding RNA methyltransferase, with amino-acid sequence MKNWKENVSFVLVETMESGNIGASARALKNLGFSRLELIRPGKFPSEEAGWFAHGAEDILARAKVHSELATALCEKSVVIGTTRRPGKKRGLVYPVRDAASKIRSLSKHNRIALLFGREDRGLTNEESSACSFMIRIPSSPEHPSFNLAQAVLLIAYELSSGDHSMAPAPAVISSEKFGGLFERLRKIMKLAGYKAKGIRYGEEYIMTNLKRLMARTGITEREARMLHGIISQIEEGLIKDGHG; translated from the coding sequence ATGAAGAACTGGAAAGAGAATGTCTCCTTCGTGCTTGTCGAGACGATGGAGAGCGGAAATATCGGTGCTTCTGCCCGTGCCCTGAAAAATCTGGGGTTCTCACGACTCGAACTGATCAGGCCGGGGAAATTCCCTTCTGAAGAAGCCGGCTGGTTTGCCCACGGAGCAGAAGACATCCTCGCCCGCGCTAAAGTCCATTCCGAGCTGGCAACTGCCTTATGTGAAAAATCCGTAGTCATCGGCACTACGCGAAGACCCGGAAAGAAACGCGGCCTGGTATATCCTGTTCGCGATGCGGCGTCAAAAATCAGGAGTCTTTCTAAACATAACCGCATTGCGCTGCTCTTCGGAAGAGAAGACAGGGGGCTCACCAACGAAGAAAGCTCGGCATGCTCCTTCATGATCAGAATCCCTTCCTCCCCTGAACATCCTTCTTTCAATCTCGCCCAGGCGGTTCTTCTCATTGCCTATGAACTTTCCAGCGGAGACCACTCAATGGCACCCGCACCTGCCGTCATCAGCAGCGAAAAGTTCGGCGGTCTTTTTGAAAGGCTCCGAAAGATCATGAAATTGGCGGGGTATAAGGCCAAGGGCATCCGATATGGAGAGGAATATATTATGACGAACCTGAAGCGGCTCATGGCCAGAACCGGGATTACCGAGCGGGAGGCGCGCATGCTGCATGGCATTATCTCGCAGATAGAAGAAGGCCTCATAAAGGACGGCCACGGATAA